A single region of the Vicia villosa cultivar HV-30 ecotype Madison, WI linkage group LG4, Vvil1.0, whole genome shotgun sequence genome encodes:
- the LOC131596004 gene encoding amino acid permease 3 — MTMAKGGNNNHQQQSFEVSIDASDSKFFDDDGHSKRSGNKWTASAHIITAVIGSGVLSLAWAIAQLGWIAGPSMMLLFSFVTYYTSTLLSVCYRTGDQLNGKRNYTYTDAVRAYLGGAKVKICGLVQYANLFGVAIGYTIAASISMMAIKRSNCFHSSGGKNPCHMNGNLYMISFGIVEIFFSQIPNFDQLWWLSTLAAVMSFTYSIIGLGLGVGKVIENKGIKGSLTGITVGTVTQTQKVWRSFQALGNIAFAYSYSMILIEIQDTIKSPPSESKTMKAATLISVIVTTVFYMLCGCFGYAAFGDLSPGNLLTGFGFYNPFWLLDIANAAIVIHLVGAFQVYVQPIYSAVEKTAAKRFPDSDFINKDFKIPIPGMASPLKINLFRLIWRSSFVVVTTVISMLLPFFNDIVGLIGAIGFWPLTVYFPVEMYIVQKRIPKWSIKWVCLHMLSAACLVISLAAAAGSVAGVVADLGVYKPFHAMY, encoded by the exons ATGACCATGGCAAAGGGTGGCAAtaataatcatcaacaacaatcatTTGAAGTTTCTATTGATGCTTCTGATTCCAAGTTCTTTGATGACGATGGTCATTCAAAACGATCAG GAAACAAATGGACAGCAAGTGCACACATAATAACAGCGGTTATTGGTTCTGGAGTGTTGTCGTTGGCATGGGCTATAGCGCAACTTGGATGGATTGCTGGTCCATCAATGATGCTTCTATTCTCATTTGTTACTTACTACACCTCCACTCTTTTATCGGTTTGTTACCGAACCGGTGATCAACTCAATGGCAAAAGAAACTATACTTACACTGATGCTGTTAGAGCATATCTCGGTGGCGCTAAGGTCAAAATTTGTGGACTTGTTCAATATGCGAATCTTTTCGGTGTTGCCATTGGATATACTATAGCAGCGTCCATAAGCATGAT GGCAATCAAAAGGTCTAATTGTTTTCATAGCAGTGGAGGGAAAAATCCATGCCATATGAACGGAAATCTTTACATGATTTCTTTTGGTATTGTGGAAATATTTTTCTCTCAAATTCCGAACTTTGATCAGTTATGGTGGCTCTCTACTTTAGCTGCTGTTATGTCTTTCACATATTCTATTATTGGACTTGGCCTTGGTGTTGGTAAAGTGATAG AAAATAAAGGCATTAAAGGAAGCCTAACCGGTATAACTGTTGGCACTGTCACACAAACTCAAAAAGTTTGGAGGAGTTTTCAAGCTCTTGGTAACATAGCTTTTGCATACTCCTACTCAATGATCCTCATTGAAATTCAG GACACAATCAAATCTCCTCCTTCCGAATCAAAAACAATGAAGGCCGCAACTTTGATCAGTGTTATAGTCACGACAGTTTTCTATATGCTATGCGGTTGTTTTGGATACGCTGCTTTCGGAGACTTGAGTCCCGGAAACCTTCTCACAGGTTTCGGTTTCTATAATCCTTTCTGGTTACTCGACATTGCCAATGCTGCGATTGTTATCCACCTCGTTGGCGCTTTCCAAGTTTACGTCCAGCCTATTTACTCAGCAGTGGAGAAAACCGCGGCTAAAAGATTTCCCGACAGCGATTTCATCAACAAAGACTTTAAAATTCCTATCCCTGGCATGGCCTCACCTTTAAAAATCAACCTCTTTAGATTAATTTGGAGGTCATCTTTTGTGGTCGTAACAACCGTTATATCAATGCTTCTACCGTTCTTCAACGATATTGTAGGACTTATCGGAGCAATTGGATTTTGGCCTCTGACGGTGTATTTTCCGGTGGAAATGTACATCGTTCAAAAGAGAATACCAAAATGGAGCATAAAATGGGTTTGCCTACACATGCTTAGTGCTGCTTGTCTTGTGATTTCTTTAGCTGCTGCAGCTGGTTCGGTTGCTGGTGTTGTTGCTGATCTTGGAGTTTATAAGCCATTCCATGCTATGTACTAG
- the LOC131598338 gene encoding uncharacterized protein LOC131598338: MDERGSDKAKAELALQVRFNERSKGSKGKWPSKGKQGDGEPKHSKGQKGESSNSNGYGDRSNARGGKPRDMSKIQCWKCKKLGHFQAKCDAKQLETKGDEAKVARQEVDDEATLLMMITDECDGMTEVLDSSCKSRDSSYSSAENATVLSSEQNVMISVRDGTQGNEEWYLDSGCYNIRLEDKILRVIDASGVLILKAPMATNRTFKVELKVLEHRFLATAASREEWLWHYRLCHLNFRDLKAL; this comes from the exons atggacgaGAGAGGAAGCGATAAGGCAAAGGCGGAGTTAGCTTTGCAAGTTCGTTTCAATGAAAGGAGTAAAGGTTCGAAAGGGAAATGGCCTTCGAAAGGGAAGCAAGGCGATGGTGAACCTAAACATTCGAAGGGACAAAAGGGTGAGAGCAGCAACTCAAACGGTTATGGTGATCGGAGCAACGCGAGAGGTGGAAAACCAAGAGACATGAGCAAAATACAATGCTGGAAATGCAAGAAACTTGGGCATTTTCAAGCAAAGTGTGATGCTAAACAGCTTGAAACTAAAGGGGATGAAGCCAAGGTTGCTAGGCAAGAGGTGGATGATGAAGCCACACTCTTAATGATGATTACCGATGAGTGTGATGGCATGACGGAGGTGCTGGACAGCAGCTGCAAGTCACGGGACAGCAGCTACAGCAGTGCAGAAAATGCGACAGTTTTGAGTtcggaacaaaatgtgatgatttcGGTTCGTGATGGAACTCAAGGGAATGAGGAGTGGTACCTAGACTCCGGAT GTTACAATATACGGTTGGAAGATAAGATTTTGCGGGTTATTGATGCTAGTGGAGTGTTGATCCTAAAGGCTCCCATGGCTACCAATAGGACTTTCAAAGTTGAGCTGAAAGTATTGGAGCATAGGTTCTTAGCTACAGCTGCAAGTAGAGAGGAGTGGTTATGGCATTATCGTCTCTGTCACTTGAATTTTCGTGATCTCAAAGCGTTGTAA
- the LOC131596006 gene encoding probable methyltransferase PMT10, whose translation MSSMMKSLDILKTPSSVKIITLTLFSMTLLIFLFTRYSDTTTSTISSSLTFFSPSPTSPSPPPPPPDHQQQPPPPSPSPPPPPRKPKPFILPPLPPLDRIGLIDENGVMTDNFTVGNDDSLLNWNWNSSNYNESVLVAKEVDVVVKKYKICDDVKMVDYIPCLDNLAEIAKLNVSERGEKYERHCPQQGKGLNCIVPRPKGYRKHILWPQSRDQIWFSNVPHTRLVEDKSGQNWISIKKDKFVFPGGGTQFIHGADKYLNQISEMVPDIKFGYNTRVALDIGCGVASFGAFLMQRNVTTLSIAPKDVHENQIQFALERGVPAHVAVFATHRLLYPSQAFDLIHCSRCRINWTRDDGILLLEANRLLRAGRYFVWAAQPVYKHEVSLQEQWKEMENLTASMCWELVRKEGYIAIWRKPMNNSCYLSRNVTVHPPLCESNDDADDVWYAGLKGCITQLPNNGYGANVTDWPSRLHQPPDRLQSIKMDAVISRNELFKAESKYWYEIIESYVHAFGWKKLNLRNVMDMRAGFGGFAAAMHDLQIDCWVMNVVPVSGFNTLPVLYDRGLIGVMHDWCEPFDTYPRTYDLLNAAGLFSVEKKRQKCNISTIMLEMDRMLRPGGYVYIRDAVHVISELKQLAKAVGWFTTQDDVGEGPYASWKILRCEKRF comes from the exons aTGTCGTCGATGATGAAGTCTCTGGATATTCTCAAAACCCCTTCTTCAGTTAAAATCATCACTCTCACTCTCTTCTCTATGACCCTTCTCATCTTTCTCTTCACTCGCTATTCCGATACAACTACATCAACCATCTCTTCTTCCCTCACCTTCTTCTCCCcttctcctacttctccttccCCTCCTCCACCACCTCCCGATcaccaacaacaaccaccacctccATCTCCATCTCCACCGCCACCTCCACGTAAGCCTAAACCCTTTATTCTACCTCCGTTACCACCACTAGACCGAATAGGTCTAATTGACGAAAATGGCGTCATGACAGACAATTTCACTGTCGGAAACGACGACTCTCTCTTGAATTGGAACTGGAACAGCAGCAACTATAATGAATCGGTTCTGGTGGCGAAGGAAGTGGATGTCGTGGTGAAGAAGTATAAGAtttgtgatgatgtgaaaatGGTGGATTATATACCTTGTTTGGATAATTTAGCAGAAATTGCAAAGTTGAATGTGAGCGAGAGAGGAGAGAAATATGAACGCCATTGTCCTCAACAAGGGAAGGGTTTGAATTGCATTGTTCCTAGGCCTAAAGGTTATCGGAAACATATTCTTTGGCCACAAAGTAGAGACCAG ATTTGGTTCAGTAATGTACCCCATACACGTCTGGTTGAAGATAAAAGTGGCCAAAATTGGATATCGATAAAGAAGGATAAGTTTGTTTTTCCAGGAGGTGGAACACAGTTTATACATGGTGCAGATAAGTACCTGAATCAGATTTCCGAG ATGGTTCCTGACATTAAATTTGGTTACAACACAAGAGTTGCATTAGATATCGGCTGTGGAGTGGCAAGTTTTGGTGCATTTTTGATGCAACGTAATGTGACCACTCTTTCAATAGCACCAAAAGATGTTCATGAAAACCAGATTCAGTTTGCTCTTGAGCGTGGCGTGCCTGCCCATGTAGCAGTATTTGCTACACATCGTTTGTTGTACCCGAGCCAGGCTTTTGACCTCATCCATTGTTCTAGATGCAGGATTAACTGGACCCGTGATG ATGGAATTCTGCTTCTTGAAGCAAACAGGCTTCTGAGGGCCGGTCGCTACTTTGTGTGGGCAGCGCAGCCTGTATACAAACATGAAGTGAGTCTTCAAGAACAATGGAAAG AAATGGAGAACCTGACAGCTAGCATGTGTTGGGAACTTGTACGGAAAGAGGGTTATATTGCTATATGGCGGAAACCTATGAATAATAGCTGCTACCTAAGTCGCAACGTTACTGTGCATCCTCCATTATGTGAGTCcaatgatgatgcagatgatgTTTG GTATGCTGGTCTTAAGGGATGCATAACTCAATTGCCTAATAATGGATATGGAGCTAATGTTACCGACTGGCCTTCACGCCTCCATCAACCACCAGACAGACTTCAAAGCATCAAAATGGATGCTGTTATATCCAGAAACGAACTCTTTAAGGCCGAATCAAAATATTGGTATGAAATAATTGAGAGTTATGTGCATGCTTTCGGTTGGAAGAAGCTCAACTTAAGAAATGTAATGGACATGAGGGCAGGATTTGGAGG GTTTGCTGCAGCAATGCATGATCTCCAGATTGACTGTTGGGTTATGAATGTTGTTCCTGTTAGTGGATTCAATACCTTGCCTGTTCTATACGACCGAGGGCTAATAGGAGTTATGCATGACTG GTGCGAGCCATTTGATACATATCCAAGAACATATGATCTGCTAAATGCAGCAGGTCTATTCTCTGTCGAAAAAAAGAG GCAAAAGTGTAATATTTCAACCATCATGCTCGAGATGGATCGCATGCTTAGACCAGGTGGTTATGTATATATACGCGACGCGGTACATGTTATTAGTGAACTTAAACAACTTGCGAAAGCAGTTGGATGGTTTACTACCCAGGATGATGTAGGAGAGGGGCCATACGCAAGTTGGAAGATATTAAGGTGTGAGAAGCGCTTCTGA